The following proteins are co-located in the Vigna unguiculata cultivar IT97K-499-35 chromosome 9, ASM411807v1, whole genome shotgun sequence genome:
- the LOC114162746 gene encoding signal peptidase complex catalytic subunit SEC11C-like → MGWVADTLHSFNSIQLREVFSQIITLGLVVSSALVTWKGLSCVTGSESPVVVVISGSMEPGFQRGDILFLHMSKDPIRAGDIVVYSLDGKDIPIVHRVIEVHDRKNTEETYILTKGDNNDEDDRVMYNTGQKWLQKHHIIGRAVGFLPYLGWGTIIMSDIPVLKYILIGTLGVIVLTMKD, encoded by the exons ATGGGTTGGGTCGCAGACACTCTTCACTCTTTCAATTCCATTCAACTCAGAGAAGTATTCAGCCAGATCATCACTCTCG GTTTGGTTGTATCATCGGCGCTCGTCACATGGAAAGGGTTAAGCTGTGTTACCGGCAGCGAATCGCCGGTCGTCGTTGTTATTTCCGGAAGCATGGAACCTGGTTTCCAACGA GGTGACATTCTGTTTTTGCACATGAGCAAGGATCCCATTCGTGCAGGAGACATTGTGGTTTACAGCTTAGAT GGAAAAGACATTCCAATTGTTCACCGTGTAATTGAG GTTCATGATCGTAAAAATACTGAAGAAACTTATATCCTAACAAAAG GAGACAACAATGATGAAGATGACAGGGTTATGTATAATACTGGCCAGAAGTGGTTACAAAAACACCATATTATAGGAAGAGCTGTAGG GTTCTTGCCTTATCTTGGTTGGGGTACAATAATAATGAGTGATATTCCTGTTCTCAAG TATATACTGATAGGGACATTGGGAGTGATAGTTTTAACAATGAAGGACTGA
- the LOC114164134 gene encoding chaperone protein dnaJ 49-like, with product MDGNKDDALKCLRIGKEALENGDRSRALKFVTKARRLDPTLPVDDLLSTIEADAGDKSPAKEAAAERTVPPDQPSLRRRAAATSAATAGSSSSSSATYTEEQVSIIREIKRKKNFYEILGLEKSCTVEDVRKSYRKLSLKVHPDKNKAPGAEEAFKAVSKAFQCLSNEESRRKYDVSGEDESIYEQRAARPAARGYNGYYEADVDAEEIFRNFFFGGMAPAANFGGFSFGPAGFNGFNAHRPAEHASGGFNVRALIQLLPVLLILLLNFLPSSDPLYSLSKSYPYEHRLTTPKGVNYYVKSTKFVQEYPPESEERATLEERVERDYFSVLRQNCHFELQRRQWGYIRETPHCDMLRKFESVN from the coding sequence ATGGATGGGAACAAGGACGACGCGTTGAAATGTTTGAGAATCGGTAAAGAGGCGTTAGAAAACGGCGATCGTTCACGCGCGTTGAAGTTCGTGACGAAGGCGCGCCGCCTCGACCCCACGCTCCCCGTCGACGATCTACTGTCCACGATAGAGGCGGACGCAGGGGATAAGTCTCCTGCCAAAGAGGCAGCGGCGGAACGTACCGTGCCCCCCGATCAGCCTTCTCTCCGGCGAAGGGCGGCCGCTACCTCGGCGGCCACGGCGGGGTCGTCCTCGTCCTCTTCGGCCACGTATACCGAAGAGCAAGTTTCAATTATCAGAGAAATTAAGAGGAAGAAAAACTTTTATGAGATATTGGGATTAGAGAAAAGTTGCACTGTTGAGGATGTGAGGAAATCTTATAGGAAACTGTCCCTTAAGGTTCATCCGGACAAGAACAAAGCCCCTGGCGCTGAGGAAGCATTCAAGGCTGTGTCAAAGGCGTTTCAGTGCCTTAGCAATGAAGAGAGTAGGAGAAAGTATGATGTTTCCGGTGAAGATGAATCGATTTACGAGCAACGTGCCGCGAGGCCAGCTGCTAGGGGTTATAATGGTTACTATGAGGCTGATGTTGATGCTGAGGAGATATTTAGGAACTTCTTCTTTGGAGGAATGGCCCCTGCAGCCAATTTTGGAGGATTCAGTTTTGGACCAGCTGGTTTCAACGGCTTCAATGCTCATAGGCCTGCTGAACACGCTTCTGGTGGGTTTAATGTTCGTGCTTTAATTCAGTTGCTGCCGGTGCTACTGATTTTGCTACTAAACTTTTTGCCTTCGTCGGATCCCTTGTACTCGCTGTCGAAGAGCTATCCTTATGAGCATCGTTTAACTACACCAAAGGGTGTTAACTATTATGTCAAGTCTACAAAGTTTGTTCAGGAGTATCCGCCTGAGAGCGAAGAACGAGCAACTCTTGAAGAAAGGGTGGAGAGGGATTACTTTAGCGTTCTTCGGCAGAATTGTCATTTCGAGTTGCAGCGCCGCCAATGGGGGTATATCCGGGAAACACCGCACTGCGATATGCTGCGGAAGTTTGAGTCGGTGAATTGA
- the LOC114164039 gene encoding probable ethanolamine kinase isoform X2, with protein MGAEVKIWNPVEVAEQASHDYDSQIHSSQLTIDPSLELPKMTPLVLNMCKDMFKAWADLNDSCFAVEKISGGITNLSAGFGAKWLGIFGNGMVQSFINAQTLSPSDMREPKLAAKIAKQLQRFHDVEIPGSKEPQLWNDVWKFFEKASVLEFDDSEMQKTYETISFKELHDEIVELKGLCDLLKSPVIFAHNDLLSGNIMINYEEDKLYFIDYEYASYNYRGYDLGNHFAEYAGFDCDFDLYPNINEQYHFFRHYLQPERPHEVSEKDLEALYVEANTFSLASHVFWALWGLIQAKMSPIEFDYLGYFFLRYNEYKRQKEKNFLLARTYLTGCKNE; from the exons ATGGGTGCAGAGGTTAAGATCTGGAACCCCGTTGAAGTCGCAGAGCAAGCTAGCCACGACTATGACTCGCAGATTCATTCCTCGCAGCTTACCATCGACCCTTCGCTCGAGCTTCCTAAAATGACACCTCTTGTCCT AAATATGTGCAAGGACATGTTCAAGGCGTGGGCAGATTTGAATGATTCTTGCTTTGCTGTTGAGAAAATTTCCGGGGGAATTACAAATTTGT CTGCAGGATTTGGTGCTAAGTGGCTCGGCATATTTGGGAATGGCATGGTGCAATCTTTTATTAATGCTCAAACTCTATCACCTTCAG ATATGCGGGAACCAAAGCTTGCTGCTAAAATAGCTAAGCAACTTCAAAGATTTCATGATGTGGAAATTCCAGGTTCAAAGGAACCTCAACTATGGAATGATGTTTGGAAGTTCTTTGAGAAAG CatctgttcttgaatttgatgATAGTGAAATGCAGAAGACTTATGAAACGATTTCATTCAAGGAACTTCATGATGAAATTGTTGAGCTCAAG GGATTGTGTGATCTACTCAAATCTCCTGTAATTTTTGCTCATAACGACTTGCTTTCTggaaatataatgattaattatgaagaaG ATAAACTTTACTTCATTGATTATGAATATGCATCATACAACTACAGAGGCTATGACCTAGGAAACCACTTTGCAGAATATGCTGGTTTTGATTGTGACTTCGACTT GTACCCAAATATAAACGAACAATATCATTTCTTCAGGCATTACTTACAACCTGAAAGACCGCATGAG GTGTCCGAGAAAGATCTTGAAGCTTTGTATGTTGAGGCAAATACATTTTCCCTTGCCTCTCACGTTTTCTGGGCATTGTGGGGTTTGATTCAG GCAAAGATGTCCCCAATTGAATTTGATTATCTTGGTTACTTTTTCCTTCGATACAATGAGTACAAAAGACAGAAAGAGAAGAATTTCTTGCTTGCACGAACCTATCTTACAGGATGCAAGAATGAGTAG
- the LOC114164039 gene encoding probable ethanolamine kinase isoform X1, which yields MGAEVKIWNPVEVAEQASHDYDSQIHSSQLTIDPSLELPKMTPLVLNMCKDMFKAWADLNDSCFAVEKISGGITNLLLKVSVKQENCIEEIITIRLYGPNTEYIIDRQRELQATKFITAAGFGAKWLGIFGNGMVQSFINAQTLSPSDMREPKLAAKIAKQLQRFHDVEIPGSKEPQLWNDVWKFFEKASVLEFDDSEMQKTYETISFKELHDEIVELKGLCDLLKSPVIFAHNDLLSGNIMINYEEDKLYFIDYEYASYNYRGYDLGNHFAEYAGFDCDFDLYPNINEQYHFFRHYLQPERPHEVSEKDLEALYVEANTFSLASHVFWALWGLIQAKMSPIEFDYLGYFFLRYNEYKRQKEKNFLLARTYLTGCKNE from the exons ATGGGTGCAGAGGTTAAGATCTGGAACCCCGTTGAAGTCGCAGAGCAAGCTAGCCACGACTATGACTCGCAGATTCATTCCTCGCAGCTTACCATCGACCCTTCGCTCGAGCTTCCTAAAATGACACCTCTTGTCCT AAATATGTGCAAGGACATGTTCAAGGCGTGGGCAGATTTGAATGATTCTTGCTTTGCTGTTGAGAAAATTTCCGGGGGAATTACAAATTTGT TACTCAAGGTTTCAGTTAAACAAGAAAATTGTATTGAGGAAATTATAACCATCAGATTGTATGGACCCAACACTGAGTACATTATAGATCGTCAGCGGGAATTGCAG GCTACCAAATTCATCACAGCTGCAGGATTTGGTGCTAAGTGGCTCGGCATATTTGGGAATGGCATGGTGCAATCTTTTATTAATGCTCAAACTCTATCACCTTCAG ATATGCGGGAACCAAAGCTTGCTGCTAAAATAGCTAAGCAACTTCAAAGATTTCATGATGTGGAAATTCCAGGTTCAAAGGAACCTCAACTATGGAATGATGTTTGGAAGTTCTTTGAGAAAG CatctgttcttgaatttgatgATAGTGAAATGCAGAAGACTTATGAAACGATTTCATTCAAGGAACTTCATGATGAAATTGTTGAGCTCAAG GGATTGTGTGATCTACTCAAATCTCCTGTAATTTTTGCTCATAACGACTTGCTTTCTggaaatataatgattaattatgaagaaG ATAAACTTTACTTCATTGATTATGAATATGCATCATACAACTACAGAGGCTATGACCTAGGAAACCACTTTGCAGAATATGCTGGTTTTGATTGTGACTTCGACTT GTACCCAAATATAAACGAACAATATCATTTCTTCAGGCATTACTTACAACCTGAAAGACCGCATGAG GTGTCCGAGAAAGATCTTGAAGCTTTGTATGTTGAGGCAAATACATTTTCCCTTGCCTCTCACGTTTTCTGGGCATTGTGGGGTTTGATTCAG GCAAAGATGTCCCCAATTGAATTTGATTATCTTGGTTACTTTTTCCTTCGATACAATGAGTACAAAAGACAGAAAGAGAAGAATTTCTTGCTTGCACGAACCTATCTTACAGGATGCAAGAATGAGTAG